In Actinomadura citrea, a single window of DNA contains:
- a CDS encoding OmpA family protein, with the protein MRRASRASAVVLAAGLSLAACGGEGRPERAGGGHDRTGGAPESPAATVPAPEPSSCPGGGRLIKAVEIPAVHSEPVRIPEAVIGGQKIPAVTIPGVDLPAQRVPAQCVEHRPAPGGCLGAVAIPGASIPGVTIPAVRIPGVRAPGIDAPPVEQAAVSSTAVSQQAVTGAEVCQSKPSKEGEYVSSVYRASLYRASLYRASAYRSSLYRPRTCNDNNECLPQVSVPGVSVPGVSVPGVSVPGATLKSYVAGPGQVIKGDDSIAYNIEADVLFDFGAAEIKPAAAAELKKIVESLGREVPAGAAVQVDGHTDGKGDTASNQALSLRRAQAIVDWLAAEGGIARSRLRATGYGETKPAYPNTEPDGSDDPEGRAKNRRVVISAAR; encoded by the coding sequence GTGCGGCGAGCGTCGCGAGCCTCCGCCGTCGTCCTGGCCGCGGGTCTGTCCCTGGCCGCGTGCGGCGGCGAGGGGCGACCGGAGCGAGCCGGGGGCGGGCATGACCGCACGGGCGGCGCGCCGGAGTCGCCCGCGGCGACCGTGCCCGCGCCGGAGCCGTCGAGCTGCCCCGGCGGCGGCCGGCTGATCAAGGCGGTCGAGATCCCGGCCGTGCACAGCGAGCCGGTGCGGATCCCGGAGGCCGTGATCGGCGGCCAGAAGATCCCGGCCGTGACGATCCCGGGCGTGGATCTCCCCGCCCAGCGGGTCCCGGCGCAGTGCGTCGAGCACAGGCCCGCCCCGGGCGGCTGCCTCGGGGCGGTCGCCATTCCCGGGGCCTCCATCCCCGGCGTGACGATCCCCGCCGTGCGGATTCCCGGGGTCAGGGCCCCCGGCATCGACGCTCCGCCGGTCGAGCAGGCGGCCGTGTCGAGCACGGCGGTCAGCCAGCAGGCGGTCACCGGCGCGGAGGTCTGCCAGAGCAAGCCGTCGAAGGAGGGCGAGTACGTCAGCTCGGTGTACAGGGCGTCGCTCTACCGCGCCAGCCTGTACCGTGCCTCGGCCTACCGGAGCAGCCTCTACCGCCCGCGTACCTGCAACGACAACAACGAATGCCTGCCGCAGGTCTCCGTGCCCGGCGTCTCCGTCCCGGGCGTCTCCGTCCCGGGCGTCAGCGTCCCCGGGGCCACCCTCAAGTCGTATGTGGCCGGGCCCGGGCAGGTCATCAAGGGCGATGACAGCATCGCCTACAACATCGAGGCGGACGTCCTCTTCGACTTCGGCGCGGCCGAGATCAAGCCCGCCGCGGCGGCCGAGCTGAAGAAGATCGTCGAGTCGCTGGGCCGGGAGGTCCCGGCCGGCGCGGCCGTCCAGGTCGACGGCCACACCGACGGCAAGGGCGACACGGCGTCCAACCAGGCCCTCTCCCTGCGCCGCGCGCAGGCCATCGTCGACTGGCTGGCCGCCGAGGGCGGCATCGCCCGGTCCCGCCTCAGGGCCACCGGCTACGGCGAGACGAAACCGGCTTATCCCAACACCGAGCCGGACGGTTCCGACGACCCCGAAGGGCGCGCCAAGAACCGCCGCGTGGTCATCTCGGCCGCCCGGTGA
- a CDS encoding OmpA family protein, which yields MSRLRRPAVLAGVLALVLAVPAVAGADPGVPDQNLAESVHSIETGASVYGIDLQQAVIPLEEEEGDGGQVTVRISADVLFDFGKATLTGAARRRIAELAPRLRGARGAVQVSGHSDSIGDSAYNLALSEQRAEAVKAELANALTGTSPQIEARGYGETKPVVPNEQGGKDDPAGRAKNRRVEITYEKG from the coding sequence GTGAGCCGCCTGCGCCGGCCGGCCGTCCTCGCGGGGGTCCTGGCCCTCGTGCTCGCCGTCCCGGCCGTGGCGGGAGCCGACCCCGGAGTGCCGGACCAGAACCTGGCGGAGAGCGTCCATTCCATCGAGACCGGCGCCTCCGTGTACGGCATCGACCTGCAGCAGGCGGTCATCCCCCTGGAGGAGGAAGAGGGCGACGGAGGGCAGGTCACCGTCCGCATCTCGGCGGACGTCCTGTTCGACTTCGGCAAGGCGACGCTCACCGGCGCCGCCCGCCGCCGCATCGCCGAGCTGGCTCCCCGCCTGCGCGGCGCCCGGGGCGCCGTCCAGGTGTCGGGGCACTCCGACTCCATCGGCGACTCCGCCTACAACCTCGCGCTCTCCGAGCAGCGGGCCGAAGCGGTCAAGGCCGAGCTGGCGAACGCCCTGACCGGGACGAGCCCGCAGATCGAGGCCAGGGGCTACGGCGAGACCAAGCCCGTCGTCCCCAACGAGCAGGGCGGCAAGGACGACCCCGCGGGTCGCGCCAAGAACCGCCGCGTCGAGATCACCTACGAGAAGGGCTGA
- a CDS encoding helix-turn-helix domain-containing protein, with amino-acid sequence MSVAEDTIARNRALQAEWYGEPLGDRVRPLLGRLGMSQSGLAGVLGLSAPMLSQLMSGQRAKISNPAVLHRLMAVEDLVAGPGFDALTAAGLQARLEGIKGESAATTSGMRGAVSGRVPTGPVPAGPEGAAERAAAEPARLVQALLREVASAAEIEAAAGLVADRFPDLAEVLRVYGTGRTSEAEAHFARTVLKQTPDDRTVMPERSRLDSL; translated from the coding sequence GTGAGCGTCGCCGAGGACACGATCGCCCGGAACCGCGCGCTGCAGGCCGAGTGGTACGGGGAGCCGCTCGGCGACCGCGTCCGGCCGCTGCTCGGCCGCCTCGGGATGTCGCAGTCGGGGCTCGCCGGCGTGCTCGGGCTGTCGGCGCCGATGCTCTCCCAGCTCATGTCGGGCCAGCGCGCCAAGATCAGCAACCCGGCCGTCCTGCACCGCCTGATGGCGGTCGAGGACCTCGTCGCCGGGCCCGGCTTCGACGCGCTGACCGCCGCCGGGCTCCAGGCGCGCCTGGAGGGGATCAAGGGGGAGTCCGCGGCCACCACGTCGGGGATGCGCGGGGCGGTCTCCGGCCGTGTTCCGACCGGTCCCGTGCCGGCGGGTCCCGAAGGCGCGGCGGAACGCGCGGCGGCCGAGCCGGCGCGGCTCGTCCAGGCCCTGCTGCGTGAGGTTGCGTCCGCCGCCGAGATCGAAGCGGCCGCCGGGCTCGTCGCCGACCGCTTCCCCGACCTCGCCGAGGTGCTGCGGGTGTACGGCACCGGCCGCACGAGCGAGGCCGAGGCGCATTTCGCCCGGACGGTGCTGAAGCAGACGCCGGACGACCGGACGGTCATGCCCGAGCGGTCTCGTCTCGATTCACTTTGA
- a CDS encoding fumarate reductase/succinate dehydrogenase flavoprotein subunit, with the protein MTEIERHLYDVVVIGAGGAGLRAAIEARLQGKKTAIISKSLFGKAHTVMAEGGAAAAMGNVNANDNWMVHFRDTMRGGKFMNSWRMAELHAKEAPERIWELELWGALFDRTKDGKISQRNFGGHEYPRLAHVGDRTGLELIRTAQQKIVALQQEDHAEHGDYEARLKVWSETTVTRLLKDPDGRICGAFGYVRETGRFVVFEAPAVVLATGGIGKAFKVTSNSWEYTGDGHALALLSGGSLLNMEFVQFHPTGMVWPPSVKGILVTESVRGDRGVLRNSEGKRFMFDYIPEVFKNQYATTEEEGDRWYDDPDNNKRPPELLPRDEVARAINSEVKAGRGSPHGGVFLTVVDRMPGGAAEIVKRLPSMYHQFKELADVDITKEPMEVGPTCHYVMGGVEVEPDTGAAKVPGLFAAGEVSGGMHGSNRLGGNSLSDLLVFGRRAGLGASEYVDALPARPAVPDAEIEAATAEAMAPFEREGGENPYAVHAELQQTMNELVGIIRKEEELQQAIASLGKLRERVANVSVDPVAVGDGRGYHPGWHLALDLRNMLLVSEAVAKAALERQESRGGHTRDDYPGMSAEWRKINLVCSLAGDPSSPHVELRRQPLTPMRTDLLELFDNDELKKYLTAEELPTAPAEQASAGDAKDAPEPDAAAADAAENEEDGR; encoded by the coding sequence ATGACTGAGATCGAGAGGCACCTCTACGACGTCGTGGTGATCGGCGCGGGCGGCGCCGGGCTGCGCGCGGCGATCGAGGCGCGCCTCCAGGGCAAGAAGACCGCGATCATCTCCAAGTCGCTGTTCGGCAAGGCCCACACGGTGATGGCCGAGGGCGGGGCCGCCGCGGCGATGGGCAACGTCAACGCCAACGACAACTGGATGGTCCACTTCCGCGACACCATGCGCGGCGGCAAGTTCATGAACAGCTGGCGGATGGCGGAGCTGCACGCCAAGGAGGCCCCGGAGCGCATCTGGGAGCTGGAGCTGTGGGGCGCGCTGTTCGACCGCACCAAGGACGGCAAGATCAGCCAGCGGAACTTCGGCGGGCACGAGTACCCGCGGCTGGCGCACGTCGGCGACCGGACGGGCCTGGAGCTGATCCGCACCGCCCAGCAGAAGATCGTCGCCCTCCAGCAGGAGGACCACGCCGAGCACGGCGACTACGAGGCCAGGCTGAAGGTCTGGTCCGAGACGACGGTCACGCGGCTGCTGAAGGATCCCGACGGCAGGATCTGCGGCGCGTTCGGCTATGTCCGGGAGACCGGCAGGTTCGTCGTGTTCGAGGCCCCCGCGGTGGTGCTGGCGACCGGCGGCATCGGCAAGGCGTTCAAGGTCACGTCCAACTCCTGGGAGTACACCGGGGACGGGCACGCGCTGGCCCTGCTCTCGGGCGGATCGCTGCTGAACATGGAGTTCGTCCAGTTCCACCCCACGGGGATGGTCTGGCCGCCGTCCGTCAAGGGCATCCTCGTGACGGAGTCGGTGCGCGGCGACCGCGGCGTGCTGCGCAACTCCGAGGGCAAGCGGTTCATGTTCGACTACATCCCCGAGGTCTTCAAGAACCAGTACGCCACCACCGAGGAGGAGGGCGACCGCTGGTACGACGACCCCGACAACAACAAGCGCCCCCCTGAGCTGCTGCCGCGCGACGAGGTGGCGCGCGCGATCAACTCGGAGGTCAAGGCGGGACGGGGATCGCCGCACGGCGGGGTCTTCCTCACCGTCGTCGACCGGATGCCGGGCGGCGCCGCCGAGATCGTCAAGCGGCTGCCGTCGATGTACCACCAGTTCAAGGAGCTGGCGGACGTCGACATCACCAAGGAGCCGATGGAGGTCGGCCCCACCTGCCACTACGTGATGGGCGGGGTGGAGGTCGAGCCCGACACCGGCGCCGCCAAGGTGCCCGGCCTGTTCGCGGCGGGTGAGGTCTCCGGCGGCATGCACGGCTCGAACCGGCTCGGCGGCAACTCGCTGTCGGACCTCCTGGTGTTCGGCCGCCGCGCCGGGCTGGGAGCGTCGGAGTACGTGGACGCCCTCCCCGCGCGTCCCGCCGTCCCCGACGCCGAGATCGAGGCGGCGACGGCCGAGGCGATGGCCCCGTTCGAGCGGGAGGGCGGCGAGAACCCCTACGCCGTCCACGCCGAGCTGCAGCAGACGATGAACGAGCTGGTCGGCATCATCCGCAAGGAAGAGGAGCTGCAGCAGGCGATCGCGTCGCTCGGCAAGCTCCGCGAGCGGGTCGCGAACGTCAGCGTCGATCCCGTCGCGGTCGGCGACGGGCGCGGCTACCACCCGGGCTGGCACCTCGCGCTGGACCTGCGCAACATGCTGCTGGTGTCCGAGGCGGTCGCGAAGGCGGCGCTGGAGCGCCAGGAGAGCCGCGGCGGCCACACCCGCGACGACTACCCGGGCATGTCGGCGGAGTGGCGGAAGATCAACCTGGTCTGCTCGCTGGCCGGCGACCCGTCGTCCCCGCACGTCGAGCTGAGGCGCCAGCCGCTCACGCCGATGCGGACGGACCTGCTCGAACTGTTCGACAACGACGAGCTGAAGAAGTACCTGACCGCCGAGGAGCTGCCGACGGCCCCCGCCGAGCAGGCGTCCGCCGGCGATGCGAAGGACGCGCCGGAGCCGGACGCGGCCGCCGCCGACGCCGCGGAGAACGAGGAGGACGGCCGATGA
- a CDS encoding succinate dehydrogenase/fumarate reductase iron-sulfur subunit, with amino-acid sequence MSYEAKFKVWRGDDGTGELTDYTVEVNEGEVVLDIIHRLQATQAPDLAVRWNCKAGKCGSCSAEINGMPRLLCMTRMSTFDPEETITVTPVRTFPVIRDLVTDVSYNYQKAREVPSFDPGDAKPGELRMQQVDVERSQEFRKCIECFLCQNVCHVIRDHEENKPEYAGPRYLMRIAELEMHPADQADRRNIAQDDHGLGFCNITKCCTEVCPEHIKITDNALIPMKERVVGRKYDPLVWLGSKLGIVRKGEDTPSA; translated from the coding sequence ATGAGCTACGAGGCGAAGTTCAAGGTCTGGCGCGGCGACGACGGCACGGGCGAGCTCACCGACTACACCGTCGAGGTGAACGAGGGCGAGGTCGTCCTCGACATCATCCACCGGCTGCAGGCCACGCAGGCACCCGACCTCGCCGTCCGGTGGAACTGCAAGGCCGGCAAGTGCGGCTCGTGCTCCGCGGAGATCAACGGCATGCCGCGGCTGCTGTGCATGACCCGGATGTCGACCTTCGACCCGGAGGAGACGATCACCGTCACCCCGGTCCGCACGTTCCCGGTCATCCGCGACCTGGTCACGGACGTGTCGTACAACTACCAGAAGGCGCGGGAGGTCCCCTCGTTCGACCCGGGCGACGCCAAGCCGGGCGAGCTGCGCATGCAGCAGGTGGACGTCGAGCGCTCGCAGGAGTTCCGCAAGTGCATCGAGTGCTTCCTGTGCCAGAACGTGTGCCACGTCATCCGTGACCACGAGGAGAACAAGCCCGAGTACGCGGGCCCGCGCTACCTGATGCGGATCGCGGAGCTGGAGATGCACCCGGCGGACCAGGCCGACCGGCGCAACATCGCCCAGGACGACCACGGTCTCGGCTTCTGCAACATCACCAAGTGCTGCACCGAGGTCTGCCCGGAGCACATCAAGATCACCGACAACGCGCTGATCCCGATGAAGGAACGGGTCGTCGGCCGCAAGTACGACCCGCTGGTGTGGCTCGGCAGCAAGCTCGGCATCGTGCGCAAGGGCGAGGACACCCCGTCCGCCTGA
- a CDS encoding Crp/Fnr family transcriptional regulator: MSALEGSFLGDLTPVEREELAARGRVRDFDRGETLFVEGEDPGWVAVLLRGRVKACSYREFGGETILAVRGPGALLGEVAAIDGLPRSATVIALEPVGALAVTADEFMAFLQVHGRVSVLIMRMLCQRWRDADRKRVEFGMFDATGRVAQRLVELAERFGVPYDRRTGAAGGDSVQITLNLSQEELAGWVGASREAVSKALRTLRRHGWIETGRRRLIVHDLQALRRHAR; this comes from the coding sequence ATGAGCGCCCTCGAAGGTTCGTTCCTCGGCGATCTCACCCCGGTGGAACGCGAGGAGCTGGCGGCCCGCGGCCGCGTCCGCGACTTCGACCGAGGGGAGACCCTCTTCGTCGAGGGGGAGGACCCCGGCTGGGTGGCGGTCCTGTTGCGGGGCCGGGTCAAGGCGTGCTCCTACCGGGAGTTCGGCGGCGAGACCATCCTGGCGGTGCGCGGTCCGGGGGCGCTGCTCGGCGAGGTCGCCGCGATCGACGGGCTGCCCCGCTCGGCGACGGTCATCGCGCTCGAACCGGTGGGGGCGCTCGCGGTCACGGCCGACGAGTTCATGGCGTTCTTACAGGTGCACGGCCGCGTCTCCGTCCTCATCATGCGGATGCTGTGCCAGCGCTGGCGCGACGCCGACCGCAAGCGCGTCGAGTTCGGCATGTTCGACGCGACGGGGCGGGTCGCGCAGCGCCTCGTCGAGCTGGCGGAGCGGTTCGGCGTGCCCTACGACCGCCGGACGGGCGCGGCGGGCGGCGACAGCGTCCAGATCACGCTGAACCTGTCGCAGGAAGAGCTGGCGGGCTGGGTGGGCGCGTCCCGCGAGGCGGTCAGCAAGGCACTGCGCACGCTGCGCCGGCACGGCTGGATAGAGACGGGCCGCCGCCGCCTCATCGTCCACGACCTCCAGGCCCTACGCCGCCACGCGCGCTGA
- a CDS encoding LysR family transcriptional regulator — translation MQLQQLAYFVAVAEVRHFTQAAELLRVAQPSLSKQIRALENELNVSLFSRARGNITLTPAGEALLPLAKRILADVDTARLEVQELVGLKRGRVRLGATPSLCAGLLADVLRRFHDTYPGIQLIVEEGGSRDLVRELTRGSLDMALVILPLHGDPPLDTTPILREYLVVASPAGPGPDAPERSPRAAQLPRRSYLRIEDLQNRPLVMFRAGYDLREATISACRAAGFEPRFAVEGGEMDAVLRFVEVGLGIAVVPSMVLAGRPGLRGTPLVLADEETRRGRHGPGLLRTIALAHRKDVELTHAARAFQETLQTFLVEAALAGSLPAGVETLVTA, via the coding sequence ATGCAGCTGCAGCAGCTCGCCTACTTCGTCGCGGTCGCCGAGGTACGCCATTTCACGCAGGCCGCCGAGCTGCTGCGCGTCGCGCAGCCTTCGCTGTCCAAGCAGATCCGCGCGCTGGAGAACGAGCTGAACGTGTCGCTGTTCAGCCGCGCGCGGGGCAACATCACCCTCACTCCCGCGGGTGAGGCGCTGCTCCCTCTGGCAAAGCGCATACTGGCCGATGTCGACACGGCCCGCCTGGAGGTCCAGGAGCTGGTCGGCCTCAAGCGCGGGCGGGTACGGCTCGGCGCGACTCCGTCCCTGTGCGCGGGCCTGCTGGCGGACGTCCTTCGCCGCTTCCACGACACCTATCCGGGGATCCAGCTCATCGTCGAGGAAGGAGGCTCCCGCGACCTCGTCCGGGAGCTGACGCGCGGCTCGCTGGACATGGCCCTGGTCATCCTTCCCCTGCACGGCGACCCGCCACTGGACACGACACCGATCCTGCGCGAGTACCTGGTGGTGGCCTCCCCGGCGGGACCCGGGCCGGACGCCCCGGAGCGCTCCCCGAGGGCCGCCCAGCTGCCGCGCCGCTCTTACCTGCGCATCGAGGACCTGCAGAACCGCCCGCTGGTGATGTTCCGTGCCGGATACGACCTGCGCGAGGCGACCATCAGCGCGTGCAGGGCCGCCGGGTTCGAGCCGAGGTTCGCGGTCGAGGGCGGCGAGATGGACGCCGTCCTGCGCTTCGTGGAGGTCGGGCTCGGCATCGCGGTGGTCCCCAGCATGGTGCTGGCCGGACGCCCCGGCCTGCGTGGAACCCCGCTCGTCCTGGCGGACGAGGAGACCCGCCGCGGCCGCCACGGCCCCGGCCTGCTCCGCACCATCGCGCTCGCCCACCGCAAGGACGTCGAGCTCACCCACGCGGCCCGAGCATTCCAGGAGACGCTCCAGACGTTCCTCGTCGAGGCCGCCCTGGCCGGCAGCCTCCCCGCCGGCGTCGAGACCCTGGTGACCGCCTGA
- a CDS encoding GNAT family N-acetyltransferase — MLLRMATPADLSALLGIYDSTLRWLAERGTDQWQEPRLEPEMMKAAILASIHHRQTWCAIDEQGGHAGLVTIKPHTPPGLWRPEEESEPHRYLYLALVSRENTGVGLGADLVDWAVTRAAKAGARWARGDVWTANKPLQEYYLRHGWQLVRYVHRPDQPSGALIQRPAVPCETPRLVEVPET, encoded by the coding sequence GTGCTGCTACGGATGGCTACCCCCGCAGATCTGAGCGCGCTGCTGGGCATATACGACAGCACCCTGCGCTGGCTGGCCGAGCGCGGCACGGACCAATGGCAGGAGCCCCGCCTGGAACCCGAGATGATGAAGGCGGCCATCCTGGCGTCCATCCACCACCGGCAGACCTGGTGCGCGATCGACGAACAGGGCGGACATGCCGGCCTGGTGACGATCAAACCGCACACCCCGCCGGGCCTTTGGCGGCCGGAGGAGGAGAGCGAGCCCCACCGTTACCTCTACCTGGCGCTCGTGTCCAGAGAGAACACCGGCGTCGGGCTCGGGGCCGACCTGGTGGACTGGGCCGTCACCCGGGCGGCCAAGGCCGGAGCGCGCTGGGCTCGCGGTGACGTGTGGACCGCCAACAAGCCCCTCCAGGAGTACTACCTGCGGCATGGATGGCAATTGGTGCGCTATGTCCATCGGCCGGACCAGCCGTCGGGTGCGCTGATCCAACGGCCCGCCGTGCCATGCGAGACTCCACGCCTCGTCGAGGTGCCCGAGACGTGA
- a CDS encoding acyl-CoA dehydrogenase family protein, producing the protein MDFAISPWQRELCAETVRFARQELGGRTGDSDRSGSLDTDGWQKAADFGALGWPVPRDHGGSGFDPLTSALAFEALGYGCSNNGLLFAINNHVWACAIYLVKYGTEHQKARWLPELCKGTVIGAHALTEPQAGSDMLALATTAHRSGSGWVLNGTKTFISNGSCADLFVTFARTSESEAPERGLSAFLVRADAPGVRIARELEKAGLRGAPMGEIQFSDVRLDEEHLLGREGAGHQIFTSTIEWERGFLFASGVGTLRRLLETCVDHAAKREQFGRPIGSFQAVSHTLADMRIRLELAQLMLYKFGWLKREGRLAMLESSILKLVVSEGLLETALEAVQIHGARGYLTEGGMERELRDALAGTIYGGTSQIQRSIIASLLGLPGAP; encoded by the coding sequence GTGGATTTTGCGATAAGCCCGTGGCAGCGAGAGCTGTGCGCAGAAACAGTTCGTTTTGCACGCCAAGAGCTGGGCGGTCGCACCGGCGACTCCGACAGGTCGGGAAGCCTCGACACCGATGGCTGGCAGAAGGCCGCCGACTTCGGAGCACTGGGCTGGCCGGTGCCCCGTGACCACGGCGGCTCCGGGTTCGACCCGCTCACCTCGGCGCTGGCCTTCGAGGCGCTCGGCTACGGATGTTCGAACAACGGCCTGCTCTTCGCGATCAACAATCACGTCTGGGCCTGCGCGATCTACCTGGTCAAGTACGGCACCGAACACCAGAAGGCCCGGTGGCTACCGGAATTATGCAAGGGCACCGTCATCGGCGCGCACGCCCTGACCGAGCCGCAGGCGGGCTCGGACATGCTGGCGCTGGCCACCACCGCTCACCGGAGCGGCTCGGGCTGGGTGCTGAACGGGACCAAGACCTTCATCAGCAACGGATCGTGTGCCGACCTCTTCGTCACCTTCGCCCGGACCAGCGAATCGGAGGCGCCCGAGCGCGGGCTGTCGGCGTTCCTCGTACGTGCCGATGCGCCAGGAGTGCGGATCGCGCGCGAGCTGGAAAAGGCCGGCCTGCGCGGCGCCCCCATGGGAGAGATCCAATTCTCGGACGTACGGCTCGACGAGGAGCACCTGCTGGGCCGGGAGGGCGCCGGGCACCAGATATTCACGTCGACGATCGAATGGGAGCGCGGTTTCCTTTTCGCCAGCGGCGTCGGGACATTGCGGCGGCTGCTGGAGACCTGTGTCGACCACGCTGCAAAGCGTGAGCAGTTCGGCCGGCCGATCGGTTCGTTTCAGGCCGTGTCCCACACGCTGGCCGACATGCGAATACGCCTCGAACTCGCGCAGTTGATGCTGTACAAGTTCGGCTGGCTGAAGCGGGAGGGCCGGCTGGCCATGCTGGAGTCGTCGATCCTCAAGCTCGTCGTCAGCGAGGGTCTGCTCGAAACCGCCCTGGAGGCGGTCCAGATCCATGGCGCCCGCGGCTACCTCACCGAGGGCGGGATGGAACGAGAGCTGCGCGACGCGCTCGCCGGAACGATCTATGGCGGTACGTCGCAGATCCAGCGGTCGATCATCGCGAGCCTGCTCGGCCTGCCGGGTGCGCCGTGA
- a CDS encoding 3-hydroxyacyl-CoA dehydrogenase family protein, protein MIQTVGVVGAGTIGTGVAHAFAEAGYPVTLIDISEAALKTARETIAGNARLLPVVVGRPAKRTPDEILALITPTTDLGDLRGADYVVENVTEKWAVKKDLYRSLDRVCGPECVLAVNTSAIPITRLAGCTGRPDKVIGNHFMNPVPVMPLVEIIRGVHTSDATLELSRGLLADIGKETVLVGDSSGFVTNRVLMLTINEAIFLLHEQVSSPKDIDRLFKKCFGHRMGPMETADLIGLDTVLYSLEVLLEEFQDPKYRPCPLLRRYVDAGHLGRKTGRGFHVYDHD, encoded by the coding sequence ATGATTCAGACGGTCGGAGTCGTCGGCGCCGGCACCATCGGCACCGGAGTCGCCCATGCCTTCGCCGAGGCGGGGTACCCGGTCACCCTGATCGACATCTCCGAGGCGGCGCTGAAGACCGCCAGAGAGACGATCGCGGGAAACGCCCGGCTGCTGCCCGTGGTGGTCGGCCGGCCCGCAAAGCGCACGCCCGACGAGATCCTCGCACTGATCACGCCGACCACCGACCTGGGCGACCTTCGCGGCGCCGACTACGTGGTGGAGAACGTGACCGAGAAGTGGGCGGTCAAGAAAGACCTCTATCGGAGTTTGGACCGCGTCTGCGGGCCGGAGTGCGTACTCGCGGTCAACACGTCGGCCATTCCCATCACCAGGCTGGCAGGGTGCACGGGCCGACCGGACAAGGTGATCGGCAATCATTTCATGAACCCGGTTCCGGTCATGCCTCTCGTCGAGATCATACGAGGCGTCCACACGAGCGACGCGACCCTTGAGCTGTCCCGGGGGCTGCTGGCCGACATCGGCAAGGAGACTGTGCTCGTCGGCGACTCCTCCGGTTTCGTGACCAACCGCGTGCTCATGCTCACCATCAATGAGGCGATATTCCTGCTGCACGAGCAGGTTTCCTCGCCCAAGGACATCGACCGGCTCTTCAAGAAATGCTTCGGACACCGGATGGGGCCCATGGAGACCGCCGACCTCATCGGTCTCGACACCGTTCTCTATTCGCTGGAGGTCCTGCTGGAGGAGTTCCAGGATCCGAAGTACCGGCCGTGCCCGCTGCTTCGCAGGTATGTGGACGCCGGTCACCTCGGACGGAAGACCGGACGAGGTTTCCATGTCTATGACCACGACTGA
- a CDS encoding phosphopantetheine-binding protein — MDGELGGNSREPDGGRVIAMVREFVSQHTGGASIADDVDIFATGFVSSLFAVQILTWVERTFDLAVSGDDLDIANFMSVDAITRFVLGKRAVAPTGPIGG; from the coding sequence ATGGACGGTGAACTCGGCGGGAACTCGCGGGAACCCGACGGTGGGCGGGTGATCGCCATGGTGCGGGAATTCGTGTCCCAGCACACCGGGGGAGCGTCGATCGCCGACGATGTCGACATCTTCGCCACCGGCTTCGTCAGCTCCCTGTTCGCCGTGCAGATCCTCACCTGGGTCGAGCGCACCTTCGATCTCGCGGTCTCCGGCGACGATCTGGACATTGCGAATTTCATGAGCGTCGATGCCATCACCCGCTTCGTGCTGGGGAAGCGGGCCGTCGCGCCGACCGGCCCGATCGGAGGATGA